The following coding sequences lie in one beta proteobacterium CB genomic window:
- a CDS encoding glutamine amidotransferase of anthranilate synthase, whose protein sequence is MLLMIDNYDSFTYNLVQYFAELGEEVKVFRNDEISVEEISKINPARICISPGPCSPAEAGISVATIQRYAGKIPILGVCLGHQAIGEAFGGKIIRAQKVMHGKTDDIHHTGVGVFRDLPNPFKVTRYHSLAIEKSSLPAVLEVTATSSDGEIMGVRHKELAVEGVQFHPESILSEHGHALLKNFLQAK, encoded by the coding sequence ATGCTCCTCATGATTGATAACTACGATTCATTTACCTATAACCTGGTTCAGTATTTTGCAGAGCTTGGTGAAGAGGTCAAAGTCTTTCGCAATGATGAGATTTCCGTTGAAGAGATCTCCAAAATCAATCCTGCGCGTATTTGTATTTCGCCAGGGCCATGCAGTCCAGCGGAAGCAGGGATTTCAGTGGCTACGATTCAACGTTATGCTGGAAAAATACCCATCCTCGGCGTCTGCCTTGGACATCAAGCAATTGGCGAGGCTTTTGGTGGCAAGATTATTCGCGCCCAGAAAGTAATGCATGGCAAGACCGATGATATTCACCACACTGGTGTTGGCGTTTTCAGAGATTTACCCAATCCATTTAAAGTGACGCGTTATCACTCCCTTGCGATTGAAAAGAGTTCATTGCCAGCAGTACTCGAGGTAACAGCCACCTCTTCTGATGGTGAAATTATGGGCGTTCGTCATAAAGAGCTAGCCGTAGAAGGCGTGCAATTCCACCCAGAATCGATTCTTTCTGAGCATGGCCATGCCTTGCTCAAGAATTTCTTGCAAGCCAAATAA